A part of Microthrixaceae bacterium genomic DNA contains:
- a CDS encoding relaxase domain-containing protein produces MHDAQGVGGSTPSSPTTTGLRNPPQASSGFRPGFDLTFKTPKSLSVLYAVTDNPRVQGAIIEAGDAAVRATLGWLER; encoded by the coding sequence CTGCATGACGCGCAGGGGGTCGGGGGTTCGACTCCCTCATCGCCCACCACGACTGGCCTGCGGAACCCTCCGCAGGCCAGTTCTGGTTTTCGGCCGGGCTTTGACCTCACCTTCAAGACACCCAAGTCTCTGTCGGTCCTGTACGCCGTCACCGACAACCCTCGAGTCCAAGGGGCGATCATCGAGGCCGGCGACGCCGCGGTCCGCGCCACCCTCGGGTGGCTCGAACGCTAG
- a CDS encoding pyridoxamine 5'-phosphate oxidase family protein → MASEASFGWSAPHQLQIPFYNGNGMWRTLGNIEDTGRVALLFVDNDRPWRMRLHGHGTVLTDPAITGDFLGAEAVLAVQIARIFPNCGRYIHQGDSISPYVPRPGVTAPIPDWKRIQVFSDVLPANDPARTENL, encoded by the coding sequence GTGGCGAGCGAGGCTTCGTTCGGGTGGTCAGCCCCCCACCAGCTCCAGATCCCGTTCTACAACGGCAACGGCATGTGGCGAACCCTGGGCAACATCGAAGACACCGGACGGGTGGCCCTGTTGTTCGTGGACAACGACCGGCCTTGGCGAATGCGCCTCCACGGTCATGGCACCGTCCTCACCGATCCTGCGATCACCGGAGACTTCCTCGGCGCCGAGGCCGTGTTGGCGGTACAGATCGCCCGCATCTTCCCCAATTGCGGCCGCTACATCCACCAGGGCGACTCGATCTCGCCCTACGTCCCGCGCCCGGGGGTGACGGCCCCGATCCCGGACTGGAAGCGGATCCAGGTGTTCAGTGACGTACTCCCAGCCAACGACCCTGCCCGCACCGAGAACCTCTGA
- the dnaE gene encoding DNA polymerase III subunit alpha, with amino-acid sequence MGDSFTHLHVHTEYSMLDGAARVEEVVAAAAADGQPAIGITDHGNMYGILPFYKAARANGIKPILGSELYMAYDSRLERPNRRGKVDDSGGDADGGKKLYYHLTALAENATGYRNLIQLSSRAFMEGYYYKPRVDWELLDQHSEGIIATTGCLGGHVLQHLLRGDSEAALKAAGRLQDIFGRDNLFVEIQDHGIPEQHQTNPQLFDIAKRLGAPLLATNDSHYTHRHDAESHDALLCVQTGSLMSDPNRFKFHGDDHYLKSAQEMRHLFREVEVACDNTLWVAERCDVEIDFGDALLPNFPLPDGFETDADYLRHLTFEGAKERWGDPLPDAVVERLAYELQVIGDMGFSSYFLITWDLIKHARDNNIRVGPGRGSAAGCAVAYTLWITDLDPIRYDLLFERFLNPSRISMPDIDMDFDSRYRDEMIRYAAERYGRDHVAQIVTFSTIKARAAVRDAARVLGYPYSVGDKVAKAMPPLIMGRDTPLYACLDQHPKYEDGYKMAADLRHMYFEDPDAKKVIDVAKGLEGLRRQDGIHAAAVVITKDPLTTYLPIQRKPAAGQPVELAPVVTQYEMGGVEELGLLKMDFLGLRNLDVISDTLAIIKRFRGVDLDIDRVALDDEKTLAMLCRGESIGVFQLEGGAMRTLMRSLAPTCFEDIAALVALYRPGPMSVNMHNDYADIKNERKPVEYFHPDAEELLADTYGLMIYQESVMRVSQRFAGYSLAEADNLRKACGKKKPELMAKERAKFVDGCEATGYGSALGTTLFDTIEGFANYAFNKSHSFGYGLVSYQTAYLKAHFPVEYLSALLTSVKTSLEKAAVYLNECRTMGIQVLVPDVNRSASDFEPARLDDGTEVIPFGLSAVRNVGEALVEKIIEDRTANGPFADFYDFCERVDLSVLNKKTLESLIKAGGFDSLGHPRRGLLAVYEQIVDATIARRKERDVGIFSLFGEVEETGGGFDEKVTIPSLAFEKKEQLAFEKEMLGLYVSDHPLMGAEAALSRRTDGTITDLAEVEDGAMRLIGGVVTGLQRKWTKKGDLMAVFVLEDLQTSIEVMVFPKTMADIGHMLADDAVLLVKGRVDRRDDQPKLIAMDVEVFDGVIDGAPPLRVKVSPARLSQDTVDDLKAILTRFPGESMVFIHLGEDKVLRLPDQFCVDTNGGLIGELRVLLGQAAIL; translated from the coding sequence GTGGGAGATTCGTTCACCCACCTCCATGTGCACACCGAGTACTCGATGCTCGACGGTGCCGCCCGTGTAGAGGAGGTCGTGGCCGCCGCGGCCGCCGACGGTCAACCGGCCATCGGCATCACCGACCACGGGAACATGTACGGGATCCTTCCCTTCTACAAGGCCGCCCGCGCCAACGGCATCAAGCCCATCTTGGGCAGTGAGCTCTACATGGCCTACGACTCTCGCTTGGAGCGACCCAACCGGCGAGGCAAGGTCGACGACTCCGGTGGTGACGCCGACGGCGGCAAGAAGCTCTACTACCACCTGACCGCCCTGGCCGAGAACGCCACCGGCTACCGCAACCTGATCCAGCTCTCCAGCCGGGCGTTCATGGAGGGCTACTACTACAAGCCCCGCGTCGACTGGGAGCTGCTCGACCAGCACAGCGAAGGCATCATCGCCACTACCGGGTGCCTCGGGGGCCACGTCCTCCAGCACCTCCTCCGGGGTGACTCCGAGGCGGCGCTCAAAGCCGCCGGTCGTCTCCAGGACATCTTCGGTCGAGACAACCTGTTCGTGGAGATACAGGACCACGGCATCCCCGAGCAGCACCAGACCAACCCCCAGCTCTTCGACATCGCCAAGCGCCTAGGGGCCCCGCTGCTGGCCACCAACGACAGTCACTACACCCATCGTCACGATGCCGAGTCCCACGACGCCCTGCTGTGCGTGCAGACCGGATCGCTGATGAGTGACCCCAACCGGTTCAAGTTCCACGGCGACGACCACTACCTCAAGTCGGCCCAGGAGATGCGCCACCTGTTCCGCGAGGTAGAGGTGGCTTGTGACAACACGCTTTGGGTGGCCGAACGCTGCGATGTGGAGATCGACTTCGGCGATGCTCTCCTTCCCAACTTCCCGCTACCCGACGGATTCGAGACCGACGCCGACTACCTGCGCCACCTCACGTTCGAAGGCGCCAAGGAGCGATGGGGCGACCCCCTTCCCGATGCGGTGGTCGAACGGTTGGCCTATGAGCTCCAAGTCATCGGGGACATGGGCTTCAGCTCGTACTTCCTGATCACCTGGGACCTCATCAAGCACGCCCGAGACAACAACATCCGGGTCGGTCCCGGCCGTGGCTCGGCCGCCGGTTGCGCCGTGGCCTACACGCTGTGGATCACCGACTTGGATCCGATCCGTTACGACCTGCTGTTCGAACGGTTCCTCAACCCGAGCCGCATCTCCATGCCCGACATCGACATGGACTTCGACTCTCGCTACCGAGACGAGATGATCCGCTACGCCGCCGAGCGCTACGGCCGCGACCACGTGGCCCAGATCGTCACCTTCTCAACCATCAAGGCTCGGGCCGCAGTTCGAGACGCGGCCCGGGTGCTCGGCTACCCGTACTCGGTGGGCGACAAGGTGGCCAAGGCAATGCCGCCGCTGATCATGGGGCGCGACACCCCGCTCTACGCCTGCCTCGACCAGCACCCCAAGTACGAAGACGGCTACAAGATGGCCGCCGACCTGCGCCACATGTACTTCGAGGACCCTGACGCCAAGAAGGTCATCGACGTGGCCAAGGGGTTGGAGGGCCTGCGCCGCCAAGACGGCATCCACGCCGCCGCGGTGGTGATCACCAAAGACCCCCTCACCACCTACCTGCCCATCCAACGCAAGCCGGCCGCCGGACAGCCCGTCGAGCTGGCCCCGGTAGTGACCCAATACGAGATGGGCGGGGTCGAGGAGCTGGGCCTGCTCAAGATGGACTTCTTGGGCCTACGCAACCTCGACGTCATCTCGGACACCTTGGCGATCATCAAACGGTTCCGAGGCGTGGACCTCGACATAGACCGGGTTGCGCTCGACGACGAGAAGACGTTGGCCATGCTGTGCCGGGGAGAGTCGATCGGCGTGTTCCAGCTCGAGGGCGGTGCCATGCGAACCCTCATGCGCTCGCTGGCCCCCACCTGCTTCGAAGACATCGCCGCATTGGTCGCCCTCTACCGACCCGGCCCCATGTCGGTGAACATGCACAACGACTACGCCGACATCAAGAACGAACGTAAGCCGGTCGAGTACTTCCATCCCGACGCCGAGGAACTGCTTGCCGACACCTATGGCCTGATGATCTATCAGGAGTCGGTGATGCGGGTGAGCCAGCGTTTCGCCGGCTACTCCCTGGCCGAGGCCGACAACCTCCGCAAGGCCTGCGGCAAGAAGAAGCCCGAGCTGATGGCCAAGGAGCGGGCCAAGTTCGTGGACGGCTGCGAGGCCACCGGTTACGGATCGGCGCTGGGCACCACCCTGTTCGACACCATCGAAGGATTCGCCAACTACGCCTTCAACAAGAGCCACAGCTTCGGCTACGGCCTCGTCAGCTACCAGACCGCCTACCTGAAGGCCCACTTCCCGGTCGAATACCTCTCGGCGCTGCTGACCAGCGTCAAGACCAGCCTGGAAAAGGCTGCGGTCTACCTGAACGAATGCCGCACCATGGGTATCCAGGTCCTAGTGCCAGACGTGAACCGCTCGGCGTCGGACTTCGAGCCCGCCCGACTCGACGACGGCACCGAGGTAATCCCCTTCGGTCTGTCAGCGGTGCGCAACGTGGGTGAGGCCCTGGTCGAAAAGATCATCGAGGATCGGACCGCCAACGGACCCTTCGCTGACTTCTACGACTTCTGCGAACGAGTCGACCTTTCGGTGCTCAACAAGAAGACGCTGGAGTCGCTGATCAAGGCCGGCGGCTTCGACTCCCTCGGTCACCCGCGCCGAGGTCTGTTGGCGGTGTACGAACAGATCGTCGATGCCACTATCGCCCGCCGCAAGGAGCGTGACGTCGGAATCTTCAGCCTGTTCGGTGAGGTAGAGGAAACCGGTGGAGGGTTCGACGAGAAGGTGACCATCCCGTCGCTGGCCTTCGAAAAGAAGGAACAGCTCGCCTTCGAAAAGGAGATGCTGGGCCTGTACGTGAGCGATCACCCGCTGATGGGGGCCGAGGCCGCGCTCAGCCGTCGCACCGACGGCACGATCACTGACCTGGCAGAGGTCGAGGACGGCGCCATGCGTCTCATCGGCGGAGTGGTCACCGGGCTGCAACGTAAGTGGACCAAGAAGGGTGACCTGATGGCGGTCTTCGTGTTGGAAGACCTCCAGACCTCGATCGAGGTGATGGTCTTCCCCAAGACCATGGCCGACATCGGCCACATGCTCGCCGATGACGCGGTGTTGTTGGTCAAGGGTCGGGTCGACCGACGAGACGATCAGCCCAAGCTCATCGCCATGGATGTGGAAGTGTTCGACGGCGTCATCGACGGGGCTCCACCGTTGCGGGTGAAGGTCTCCCCGGCTCGCCTGAGCCAGGACACCGTCGACGACCTCAAGGCCATCCTCACCCGTTTCCCTGGCGAGTCGATGGTGTTCATCCACCTCGGCGAAGACAAGGTGCTGCGTCTTCCCGATCAGTTCTGCGTTGACACCAACGGTGGTCTGATCGGTGAGCTACGGGTGCTGCTCGGCCAGGCTGCAATTTTGTGA
- a CDS encoding bacterial proteasome activator family protein, protein MTDVPTATEPGSGVPSTDPEEPVLARGELVEAPSAGGSDGEVDTEERREAVEEPAKVMRIGSMIKQLLEEVRGAELDEPARDRLREIYETSVRELGSAMSPDLRDELERVAMPFGGTSTPSEAELRVVQAQLVGWLEGLFHGIQATLFAQQMAARHQLEDVKRQLPGMAEGPVAGSVPGADVRPGTYL, encoded by the coding sequence ATGACAGACGTGCCCACGGCGACCGAGCCTGGATCGGGAGTGCCCAGCACCGACCCCGAGGAGCCGGTTCTGGCCCGTGGTGAGCTGGTGGAAGCACCGTCAGCAGGGGGTTCAGACGGAGAGGTCGATACCGAGGAACGGCGCGAGGCGGTAGAGGAACCCGCCAAGGTCATGCGCATCGGCTCGATGATCAAGCAGCTCCTCGAAGAGGTGCGCGGTGCCGAGCTCGACGAACCCGCCCGGGACCGCCTGCGCGAGATCTATGAGACCTCGGTACGTGAGCTCGGGTCGGCCATGTCGCCGGACCTGCGTGACGAACTGGAGCGAGTGGCCATGCCCTTCGGCGGCACGTCCACGCCCAGCGAAGCCGAGCTGCGGGTGGTCCAAGCCCAGCTAGTGGGCTGGCTCGAGGGCTTGTTCCATGGCATCCAGGCCACGTTGTTCGCCCAGCAGATGGCGGCCCGTCACCAGTTGGAGGACGTGAAGCGCCAGCTTCCAGGAATGGCCGAGGGCCCCGTTGCCGGGTCGGTACCCGGAGCCGACGTACGCCCCGGCACCTACCTCTAG
- a CDS encoding alkaline phosphatase family protein produces the protein MANIVPALLDGTHGSGTEPGAWMPAAAMEADQVVLLVLDGLGWEQLQERRHLAPNLCSLMGGPITSVSPSTTATALTSIATGLPPGVHGVVGYRVAVDHDVLNVLRWSTPVLGDARKRLDPNTFQPHPSFLGQRPRIVTKAEFAHSGFSGAHLCDIRFRGYRTNAVLLWELRQALIEREPFVYAYYDGLDKVSHEYGLRDHFDAELAYADRMVGDILDFLPAGAALVITADHGQVDVGDNVINLNPEVVSHLSFQSGEGRFRWLHARPGRVEALAAAVEAHHGDTGWVRSRDQTIDEGWWGPMVTDEARQRLGDVALVARDAVSYHDEADTGPYVLVGRHGSLTSAEMLVPLLVGVSR, from the coding sequence ATCGCCAACATCGTGCCCGCCCTGCTGGATGGGACCCACGGATCGGGCACCGAGCCTGGGGCGTGGATGCCCGCTGCTGCCATGGAGGCCGACCAGGTCGTGCTGCTGGTGCTCGACGGCTTGGGCTGGGAGCAGTTGCAGGAACGTCGACACCTGGCGCCCAACCTCTGTTCGCTGATGGGTGGGCCGATCACCAGCGTCTCACCGTCGACCACCGCCACCGCACTGACCTCCATCGCCACCGGGTTGCCGCCCGGTGTCCATGGGGTCGTCGGCTATCGGGTGGCGGTCGACCACGACGTGTTGAACGTGTTGCGGTGGTCCACCCCGGTGCTGGGTGACGCCCGCAAGCGGCTCGATCCCAATACCTTCCAACCGCACCCATCGTTCCTGGGCCAACGACCCAGGATCGTGACCAAGGCCGAGTTCGCCCACTCCGGTTTCAGCGGCGCCCACCTGTGCGACATCCGATTCCGGGGCTATCGCACCAACGCAGTGTTGCTGTGGGAGCTTCGCCAGGCCCTGATTGAACGCGAGCCGTTTGTCTACGCCTACTACGACGGGCTCGACAAGGTGTCTCACGAGTACGGCCTGCGGGACCACTTCGACGCCGAGCTGGCCTACGCCGACCGCATGGTGGGTGACATCCTCGACTTCCTGCCGGCCGGGGCCGCTCTGGTGATCACCGCCGATCACGGTCAGGTCGACGTGGGTGACAACGTGATCAACCTCAACCCAGAGGTGGTCTCGCACCTGTCGTTCCAATCGGGCGAAGGTCGGTTCCGATGGCTTCACGCTCGACCCGGTCGGGTCGAGGCGCTGGCGGCCGCGGTTGAGGCCCATCACGGAGACACCGGTTGGGTACGTTCCCGTGACCAGACGATCGACGAGGGCTGGTGGGGTCCGATGGTCACCGACGAGGCCAGGCAACGCCTCGGCGATGTCGCCCTCGTGGCTCGCGACGCGGTGTCCTACCACGACGAGGCCGATACCGGCCCCTACGTGCTGGTGGGCCGCCACGGGTCACTCACCTCTGCTGAGATGTTGGTTCCACTACTGGTAGGAGTATCCCGATGA
- a CDS encoding Rrf2 family transcriptional regulator, with translation MKVSTRGDYAARALLSLVLHGDGKPTSVRDIAERTALPQPYLEQILLALKGAGLVRSKRGVGGGYVLARPAEEITLAAIVSAVDGPIAVGDFGEPHQNGACDHEGQCVLLAVWSDVGEQMRQMLEGRTLADIAAITRGEAPWPDPVT, from the coding sequence GTGAAGGTGTCCACCCGGGGTGACTATGCGGCGCGGGCCCTGCTGTCCCTCGTGCTCCACGGTGACGGGAAGCCAACCTCGGTCCGAGACATCGCGGAACGGACTGCGCTTCCCCAGCCCTACCTGGAGCAGATCCTGCTGGCCCTCAAGGGTGCCGGCCTGGTCCGGTCCAAGCGTGGCGTCGGCGGCGGCTACGTGCTGGCCCGTCCCGCCGAGGAGATCACGTTGGCTGCCATCGTGAGCGCGGTGGACGGACCCATAGCCGTGGGCGATTTCGGTGAACCGCACCAGAACGGGGCCTGTGACCACGAGGGCCAGTGCGTGCTGTTGGCGGTGTGGTCCGACGTGGGTGAACAGATGCGCCAGATGCTCGAGGGCCGCACCCTGGCCGACATCGCGGCCATCACCAGGGGCGAAGCCCCCTGGCCAGACCCCGTGACCTGA
- a CDS encoding RluA family pseudouridine synthase yields MAVHSEHVPEVLAGQRLDRVVAMITGLSRSEVAVLLVDGAVTVDGVVAAKGSVKLTEGALIQVDVAESDAQVTPQADPAVEVPVVFADEHVVVVDKPADLVVHPGAGHDHGTMVAGLLAHYPEMAEVGDPARPGIVHRLDRGTSGLLVVARTGLAYESLVGQLSQRTVERRYRALVWGHPESSRGLIDAPIGRSPRHPTRMAVVATGKEARTRYQVDQVFTEPAETALVTCRLETGRTHQIRVHLAAIGHRVVGDDRYQGVRESIDLHRPFLHAEHLAFDHPGTGERVGFDSPLAPDLRAVLESLAV; encoded by the coding sequence GTGGCCGTTCACTCAGAGCACGTCCCCGAAGTCCTGGCTGGCCAACGGCTGGACCGAGTGGTGGCCATGATCACCGGGTTGTCGCGCTCGGAGGTCGCTGTTCTGCTGGTCGACGGCGCGGTGACCGTCGACGGTGTGGTGGCGGCCAAGGGGTCGGTGAAGCTGACCGAAGGCGCCCTGATCCAAGTCGATGTGGCCGAATCGGACGCACAGGTCACCCCGCAAGCCGATCCGGCCGTTGAGGTTCCGGTGGTGTTCGCCGACGAGCACGTGGTGGTAGTGGACAAGCCGGCCGACCTGGTCGTGCATCCGGGGGCCGGTCACGACCACGGCACCATGGTGGCGGGCCTGCTGGCCCACTACCCCGAAATGGCCGAAGTCGGTGATCCGGCCCGGCCCGGAATCGTCCATCGTCTCGACCGGGGCACGTCGGGCTTGCTGGTGGTGGCCCGCACCGGGCTGGCCTATGAGTCGCTCGTCGGTCAACTGTCGCAGCGGACCGTGGAACGCCGGTACCGGGCCCTGGTTTGGGGTCATCCGGAATCGTCACGGGGGCTGATAGACGCCCCCATCGGACGGTCGCCTCGGCACCCGACCCGCATGGCGGTAGTGGCGACCGGCAAGGAAGCCCGTACCCGCTATCAGGTCGATCAGGTCTTCACCGAGCCCGCCGAGACGGCGCTGGTCACGTGTCGGCTCGAGACCGGTCGCACCCACCAGATCCGGGTCCACCTGGCCGCCATCGGTCACCGGGTGGTGGGAGACGACCGCTACCAGGGCGTGCGGGAGTCGATAGATCTGCACCGCCCCTTCCTTCACGCCGAGCACCTCGCCTTCGACCATCCCGGCACCGGCGAGCGGGTCGGTTTCGACTCTCCGTTGGCCCCAGACCTCAGGGCCGTGCTCGAGAGCTTGGCCGTCTGA